In Cervus elaphus chromosome 5, mCerEla1.1, whole genome shotgun sequence, the following proteins share a genomic window:
- the LOC122695293 gene encoding intercellular adhesion molecule 5 isoform X1, with protein sequence MEMLLFGVWALLALIPDPGAAEERFEVSVWPDQALVKYGQSLMVNCSTSCPDPGPGGIETLLKKTQVGNGPQWKEFLLEDVTQNSILQCFFSCAGIQKDINLGITVYQPPEQVIVELQPAWVAVDEAFTVTCHVPSVTPLENLTLILLQDNQELHRKNFRSLAMASQRAEVTINVKAQREDDRCNFSCHAELDLNSHGGGLFHSNSALQVLRIFEFSQSPKIWVSSLLEVGMAETVSCEVARVFPAEEVMIHMFLGDQELSPFLFWEGDTIWANATVRAMEIGDQELSCLTSLGPMEQRTSQPVHVYSFPPPILEIEEMNPLAGTEINVTCSGHILTSPSPTLRLQGAPDLPAPGEPAWLSLTASEEDDGRNLSCEASLEVQGQQLSKTTVIQLHVLYKPRFEESGCPGNQTWLEGMEQMLACVPKGNPTPVLMCTWNGTVFDLEVPQKATQNHSRTYCCTATNQLGSVSKDVAVLVEGLDEGVSSTILVIIIVALGAGVMVITVALYLNYRSCKKERRKLPYRQKEKNKEEESQFAVQQAGKHNKHNC encoded by the exons ATGGAAATGCTACTGTTTGGTGTCTGGGCCCTGTTGGCCTTGATCCCTGACCCAG GAGCTGCAGAAGAGCGATTTGAGGTTTCTGTTTGGCCAGATCAGGCCCTTGTAAAGTATGGACAGTCCCTTATGGTCAACTGCAGCACTAGCTGTCCAGACCCAGGACCCGGTGGAATTGAAACCTTATTAAAGAAAACCCAGGTGGGCAACGGGCCTCAGTGGAAGGAGTTTCTGCTGGAAGATGTCACACAGAATTCCATCCTGCAGTGCTTCTTCTCTTGTGCAGGGATCCAAAAGGATATAAACCTTGGCATCACTGTGTACC AGCCACCAGAGCAGGTGATCGTGGAGCTGCAGCCTGCGTGGGTGGCCGTGGATGAAGCTTTCACAGTGACATGTCATGTGCCCAGTGTCACACCCCTGGAGAACCTCACCCTTATCCTTCTCCAGGATAACCAAGAACTACACCGGAAGAATTTTAGGAGCTTAGCTATGGCTTCCCAGAGAGCTGAGGTCACCATCAACGTCAAAGCCCAAAGAGAGGATGACAGGTGCAATTTCTCCTGCCATGCAGAACTGGACCTGAATTCACATGGTGGGGGGCTCTTTCACAGCAACTCAGCCCTCCAGGTACTCCGAATCTTTG AATTTTCTCAGAGCCCCAAAATCTGGGTCTCTTCACTTCTGGAGGTTGGGATGGCAGAAACGGTGAGCTGCGAGGTGGCTAGGGTGTTCCCAGCTGAAGAAGTGATGATCCACATGTTCCTGGGAGACCAGGAGCTTAGCCCCTTTCTCTTCTGGGAAGGAGACACAATATGGGCCAATGCCACCGTTCGGGCCATGGAGATTGGTGATCAGGAGTTGTCTTGCCTTACATCTCTGGGTCCAATGGAACAGAGAACAAGTCAGCCAGTGCATGTCTATA GCTTCCCTCCACCAATCCTGGAGATAGAAGAAATGAACCCATTGGCAGGGACAGAAATTAACGTGACCTGCTCGGGGCATATTTTAACATCCCCCAGCCCTACTCTGCGGCTTCAGGGAGCCCCAGATCTTCCTGCGCCTGGGGAGCCTGCCTGGCTTTCACTTACCGCCAGTGAGGAAGATGATGGCCGGAATTTATCCTGTGAGGCCTCTTTGGAGGTTCAGGGTCAGCAGTTGAGCAAAACCACTGTGATCCAACTCCATGTCTTGT ACAAGCCACGCTTTGAGGAATCTGGTTGCCCTGGCAACCAGACCTGGCTGGAAGGGATGGAGCAGATGCTTGCCTGTGTCCCAAAGGGAAACCCGACACCGGTCTTGATGTGTACCTGGAACGGCACAGTCTTTGACCTTGAAGTGCCACAGAAGGCAACCCAGAACCACTCTAGAACCTACTGCTGCACAGCCACCAACCAGCTGGGCTCTGTCAGCAAAGACGTTGCGGTCCTTGTTGAAG GACTGGATGAAGGAGTCAGTTCCACCATCTTGGTGATTATTATTGTCGCCCTTGGAGCGGGCGTGATGGTGATCACCGTAGCACTGTATCTAAACTATCGGTCCTGcaaaaaggagaggaggaaattGCCCTatagacagaaggagaagaacaaagaaGAGGAAAGCCAGTTTGCTGTTCAACAAGCAGGAAAGCACAATAAACATAATTGTTAA
- the LOC122695293 gene encoding intercellular adhesion molecule 5 isoform X2, with the protein MVNCSTSCPDPGPGGIETLLKKTQVGNGPQWKEFLLEDVTQNSILQCFFSCAGIQKDINLGITVYQPPEQVIVELQPAWVAVDEAFTVTCHVPSVTPLENLTLILLQDNQELHRKNFRSLAMASQRAEVTINVKAQREDDRCNFSCHAELDLNSHGGGLFHSNSALQVLRIFEFSQSPKIWVSSLLEVGMAETVSCEVARVFPAEEVMIHMFLGDQELSPFLFWEGDTIWANATVRAMEIGDQELSCLTSLGPMEQRTSQPVHVYSFPPPILEIEEMNPLAGTEINVTCSGHILTSPSPTLRLQGAPDLPAPGEPAWLSLTASEEDDGRNLSCEASLEVQGQQLSKTTVIQLHVLYKPRFEESGCPGNQTWLEGMEQMLACVPKGNPTPVLMCTWNGTVFDLEVPQKATQNHSRTYCCTATNQLGSVSKDVAVLVEGLDEGVSSTILVIIIVALGAGVMVITVALYLNYRSCKKERRKLPYRQKEKNKEEESQFAVQQAGKHNKHNC; encoded by the exons ATGGTCAACTGCAGCACTAGCTGTCCAGACCCAGGACCCGGTGGAATTGAAACCTTATTAAAGAAAACCCAGGTGGGCAACGGGCCTCAGTGGAAGGAGTTTCTGCTGGAAGATGTCACACAGAATTCCATCCTGCAGTGCTTCTTCTCTTGTGCAGGGATCCAAAAGGATATAAACCTTGGCATCACTGTGTACC AGCCACCAGAGCAGGTGATCGTGGAGCTGCAGCCTGCGTGGGTGGCCGTGGATGAAGCTTTCACAGTGACATGTCATGTGCCCAGTGTCACACCCCTGGAGAACCTCACCCTTATCCTTCTCCAGGATAACCAAGAACTACACCGGAAGAATTTTAGGAGCTTAGCTATGGCTTCCCAGAGAGCTGAGGTCACCATCAACGTCAAAGCCCAAAGAGAGGATGACAGGTGCAATTTCTCCTGCCATGCAGAACTGGACCTGAATTCACATGGTGGGGGGCTCTTTCACAGCAACTCAGCCCTCCAGGTACTCCGAATCTTTG AATTTTCTCAGAGCCCCAAAATCTGGGTCTCTTCACTTCTGGAGGTTGGGATGGCAGAAACGGTGAGCTGCGAGGTGGCTAGGGTGTTCCCAGCTGAAGAAGTGATGATCCACATGTTCCTGGGAGACCAGGAGCTTAGCCCCTTTCTCTTCTGGGAAGGAGACACAATATGGGCCAATGCCACCGTTCGGGCCATGGAGATTGGTGATCAGGAGTTGTCTTGCCTTACATCTCTGGGTCCAATGGAACAGAGAACAAGTCAGCCAGTGCATGTCTATA GCTTCCCTCCACCAATCCTGGAGATAGAAGAAATGAACCCATTGGCAGGGACAGAAATTAACGTGACCTGCTCGGGGCATATTTTAACATCCCCCAGCCCTACTCTGCGGCTTCAGGGAGCCCCAGATCTTCCTGCGCCTGGGGAGCCTGCCTGGCTTTCACTTACCGCCAGTGAGGAAGATGATGGCCGGAATTTATCCTGTGAGGCCTCTTTGGAGGTTCAGGGTCAGCAGTTGAGCAAAACCACTGTGATCCAACTCCATGTCTTGT ACAAGCCACGCTTTGAGGAATCTGGTTGCCCTGGCAACCAGACCTGGCTGGAAGGGATGGAGCAGATGCTTGCCTGTGTCCCAAAGGGAAACCCGACACCGGTCTTGATGTGTACCTGGAACGGCACAGTCTTTGACCTTGAAGTGCCACAGAAGGCAACCCAGAACCACTCTAGAACCTACTGCTGCACAGCCACCAACCAGCTGGGCTCTGTCAGCAAAGACGTTGCGGTCCTTGTTGAAG GACTGGATGAAGGAGTCAGTTCCACCATCTTGGTGATTATTATTGTCGCCCTTGGAGCGGGCGTGATGGTGATCACCGTAGCACTGTATCTAAACTATCGGTCCTGcaaaaaggagaggaggaaattGCCCTatagacagaaggagaagaacaaagaaGAGGAAAGCCAGTTTGCTGTTCAACAAGCAGGAAAGCACAATAAACATAATTGTTAA